From Cyprinus carpio isolate SPL01 chromosome A18, ASM1834038v1, whole genome shotgun sequence:
AATACAGTAGATCCATGgcacaaataaaattatcaaatgggatgaaatataattgtgaataattttttcaatcattttctcTTTCAGCGGGCACTGATGGGGCGTCCCCGTGCAATGACACGCGCTGGATGCAGAAGTGGCAGTCATGGCAGTCATCAAGGCCGCTTAGGAGAACCAGTCTTTCTCTAGGCTCTGGATTCTGGCATGCTACAGGAAGACACTCCAGTCGCCGTCTCCTACGGGCCATCCCCAGACATGTCGCCCAGATACTGCAAGCAGATGTGCTCTGGCAGATGGGATACACTGGTATGTGTTAAAGAATAGGCTGTTGTAGTTAATGTTCTACTCCTTTGGGAGATCAGGTTTACGATGAAGCTTGTGTTCCTGTTTGTGTTCGCATGCAGGCTCTGGGGTGAAGGTAGCAGTATTTGACACTGGGCTGAGTGAGAAGCACCCACACTTTAAGAATGTTAAAGAAAGAACCAACTGGACCAACGAGAAAACACTGGATGATGGTTAGACATGAAACAATGTCATGAGACAAGTTTAAACCCATTTAAACAATCATTATTGTCCTCTGAGTGAAGTTGACTGAATCAACCCAGATTAATTCTTCAGATTACGAACATTAATCATTCTGTTATCTTTGTCTGTCTCACATTCTTTCTTCAGGGTTGGGTCATGGTACCTTTGTTGCTGGGGTTATTGCCAGCATGAGAGAGTGCCAGGGATTCGCTCCTGATTCTGAACTTCATATCTTCAGGGTTTTTACTAATAACCAGGTAGCACACAACACTCAAATCCCTGATCCTATACAACCACTTTTCaggattaaaaatgtctttactgtcacttttaatcaattttatgcatcctttcTGGATAagcatgtaaattaatgttttaaaaaatgtaacacagttttcacaaaaagtattaagcagcactactgtattcaacattgataataagaaatgtttcttgagcaccaaatcagcatgttagattgaaagggatagttcacccaaatgaaaaatctgttatttacttgtcctcaagttgttccaaacctgtatggatttcttttttctgctgaacacaaaagaagctcttttgaagaatgtggtaAACCAAACAATTTCACATACGCATATgttcatcttcttcttttttttttttttttttcttcttcttaggtGTCCTACACCTCCTGGTTCTTAGATGCCTTTAACTATGCCATCCTGAAGAAGATAGATGTCTTAAATCTCAGTATAGGGGGACCAGACTTTATGGACCATCCTTTTGTTGATAAGGTATGGACAAATTAAATTGACATCTATTCATTCAGCAGgtgcttttgtccaaagcaatTTTGATAAGAgccaaacaattttaataaaggtGCAGTGTAAAAATACACTGTACATCAATGTTTATGCTCTCTGAAATGTAGTGCTCTAATAAAAACTCTTGTTTAACTAGGTTTGGGAGCTCACAGCCAACAAAGTGATTATGGTATCTGCTATTGGCAATGATGGCCCACTCTATGGGTAAGAAAAGTAGTTTTAAGGACAAATTATTATAGATTTGGCCAATATTCCCAACATacctgttgatttttttttttttttactttatttgtgtcTTCCAGAACTCTGAACAATCCAGCAGATCAGATGGATGTAATTGGTGTTGGAGGGATCGATTTTGAGGACAACATTGCCAGGTTCTCATCCCGGGGCATGACAACATGGGTGCGTCCTGTCTTTTGGTGACTTCACATTACTGCATTTTCCTGTGCAGCTGCATAAAGAGGCCAGTTAGAACTTGTTTGTGCATTTTGGTCTGACCTAAAAAGGGCAGACAGACACCTCCTGCTGCACAGAGTTGGAGATACCTAGCCTCCCGTGCTTCAGGAAGGAGAATAAATTGAAGAGATGTACATGTACTTCAAAAGACTCAGTAAAAACCCTCTATTGCACCTTTGAAGTTGTTCAAAGAATTACAGCtttgtagattttcaataaaGTTGCATATAAATGAATGTCCTTGAGATATAAGATATTAAAAATGGATTTCCCATTTAAAGAACTGGGTGATATTGCTAAAAAATAGAATTACAATTAAATTGTAGTCTAGGTAAAATAATCAAGGCGTGTTTTATTAAGATACACCATTGAAATAATAAACgtttaccaaaatatattttggatttcataaaaaaaacttgggcaatgatgcaattaaaaatttgaatctgAGTTGTGAATCAGTTTATTATCGAACTTGCCAGCATCCCAGTAGCAATATAAAGAAGTGCACTCTTGCTGGCCATGTATGactgctgaatttaaatttaatgtctACTGATGTAACATGCTGCTCTCTTTCCCACTCGTCACAgtatctgtcagtctgtcttgTCGGCTCAGTTTAATCATTGTTTTGCTTTCTGTGCTGTCTGTTGATCAGGAGCTGCCAGGTGGCTATGGCAGGGTGAAGCCTGACATTGTGACATACGGCTCTGGTGTGCGTGGCTCAGGATTGAAGGAGGGCTGTCGTTCTCTCTCTGGCACCAGTGTTGCATCACCTGTAGTGGCAGGAGCTGTCACACTACTGGCCAGGTGAGATAGatgaacaaaaataatatgaaactGACAAATTTCCCAAATTActttgcattaacattcacaaactCACTTTCAGATTATTGTCCaattgtagttttgttttgtaggaCTTAATAGAACTTAATTTTCCACAGCCATTACTCTACTCTtaagatctttcagaaatcattctaatatgctgattcagtgcttatgaaatatttctttttattataatcttaatagttttgtgaaaagtgatgactttttttttcatgtttttttgattaatagaaagtccaaaagaacagcatttattagaaatataaactACTTGTAACAGTGTAAATGTCTTTCTcacctttaaaaaagaaatctatttaatgcttccttgctgaataaaagtactaaattcttctacttcaaaaaaaatatatctaatctTAAATACTCAACACCTTAATTAGGGGTGTTTGATTTCATGCCTATATACTTAATAAATGGGAGTGCACTTTAATTATGCCAGGTGTGGACATTTTATATCCACTTTTCAGATCAGGGTTTCATTATTAGGTCTGTGTTTGCTGCTTTATCAGGGCGCTGATAGTGTTTGATAGTGAGCTCACCTGTACTTTGTGCAATTATTGCTATaaacacaccactcacacacaactGATATGAAGTTGAACTAAATAAATTAGTCCCCTAAACCTATGGTTTTCTGCTCAAGTgccttattttttcccctttgttcttatgagagaaaaataaattcatCCTGCAAGAAAAGacaaataagaaacaaatgaatTGACAGAATCAATCTTATTTTCCACTGGGAATTGAATGACATAGTTTCTCTTTTACTATCTTAGCTCTTGCTATATATTTGATGTAGTCCATCCTCCCAGACTGTGATGGGCTAACCTAATTTGTCGGTGTTTCCActataatgttttcatttcaccTCCTTCAGTTCTCTTCCTTTCTATCTCATTCATTTGTATTAGTCTCTCATAGGTACTTGACCCCATCTGCTTCTTTGCTTTATGGCCTCTGAGTCACCATGTCCCAGTGTTTCTTTTAAGTCTGTTTTCCGGTCCTCAAACCGCGGTTGCACTGTAATGATATCCCATCAACCCACATCCATTTAAATGAGCCATGTTTGTCTTGTCTTTCCAGCACTGTGTTGAACAGAGAGCTGGTGAACCCGGCCAGTATGAAGCAGGCCCTGATCGCCTCGGCACGCAGGCTGCCAGGCGTCAACATGTTTGAGCAGGGCCATGGCAAACTCGATTTACTCAGAGCCTATCAGATCCTTAACAGCTACAAGCCACAAGCCAGGTATGTCTCTGGCACACCCACAAATATAGTGTTCTGCTCTTTGTCTAGCATTCTGCTCACGTAGCATGCTCACATTATCTTATTCATGTATGCTGAATTggtccatttaaaatgtagccGGCATCTCTGTCGCATGCTCATTAAGATTTAATTATGTTCCAGCCTGATTATAGAGTAGATTAACCCGGTTCATTATGTTGCACTGGCTCTCAGTGAGGTCATCGTCTTCTATTGAATTtctaatggtgttttttttttttttctttttttttctttagcctGAGTCCGAGCTACATAGATTTGACAGAGTGCCCGTACATGTGGCCCTACTGCTCTCAGCCTATTTACTACGGTGGCATGCCGACAATTGTCAACGTGACCATTCTTAATGGTATGGGTGTGACTGGAAGGATTGTGGACAAGGTAGGAAGTAATAAATGGATAGACCgcaacattttacattaaattgtcATTTCAAACAGTCATGGTCCATTTGATTAAGCTCAGTTATGTTTTACATCCGCAGCCCATCTGGCAACCCTACCTTCCTCAGAATGGGGATTATGTGGATGTGGCGGTGTCTTACTCACCTGTACTCTGGCCCTGGGCCGGATACCTGGCTGTTTCCATATCTGTGGCCAAGAAAGCTGCATCGTGGGAAGGCATCGCTCAGGGTCATGTCATGGTTACAGTGGCCTCACCAGCAGAGAATGATGTAAGTAACAGTGCTGTCCCTGAAATCTCCAGTAAGATGAtaatttgctatttttaatttgtatttatagtgCTCTTCTATTTAAATCATAAGTTAATTTTATTGGTGTATGACCACACTTCTTTCAACCTGTAGTAGTGTAATTTGAGATCATGATCTGTTTTTCGTGTGTTTGTTTCCAGTCAGAAATAGGTGGCGAGATGACCTCTACTGTGAAGTTACCAGTGAAGGTAAAGATTGTCCCAACTCCGCCACGTAGTAAGAGGATTCTGTGGGATCAGTACCACAACCTACGCTACCCGCCTGGCTACTTCCCCCGAGACAACCTGCGTATGAAGAACGATCCACTTGACTGGTGAGCCTCAACCACCAAAAATAATCTACATTCAATTAGTTGTTAGAAAATGCattgcactgtaaaaaagaatCTCTAGAGGGCAGCATTTCATAGCTTGTTTCTAGAAACCTTTTTCCGACATTGGTTTTCTCTTGTTTTGAAGAATGGTGATCATATTCACACTAACTTTAGAGACATGTATCAGCACCTTCGCAGCATGGGCTACTTTGTCGAGGTCTTGGGTGCACCAATCACATGCTTTGATGCCAGTCAGTATGGTAGGTGTTCATCTAGTGGAGTGTTTTCTGTAGAAAGAATTCTGTCTTGAAGATGAATTGGTTTTATGGTGTAAGTAGTGATTGAAATCAGCTGTCATTTGTCTCTGCATGTTTATAGGGACCTTGCTGATGGTAGACAGTGAGGAAGAGTATTTTCCAGAGGAAATCACCAAGTTGAGGAGAGACATAGATAACGGCCTGTCTCTCATCATCTTCAGTGACTGGTACAACACATCAGTCATGAGAAAAGTCAAGTTCTATGATGAGAACACCAGGTACTGAGAACATTAAGGCATACTGTAATCTTTTGTGTCACTGTCTCAATctttaaaaaatgattcattagTCCACTGTACAGCATGTAATCCTGGGAAATGTTCATTGGGGTCCAATAGTCTGAGGTCtgtatgtttaaagaaaaaatgttatgaaaacataacatttataataataatgttaataattatgtatttctaTTTCATGGGAAATATTTTTCTTACTTATTACTTTAATGCTGTAACCTTTTACTAATtctttaggtttaaaaaaaaaaaaaaccttatatttCAGTTGTTCTGACACTGTTTGGACATCACAGTATATGGCAGAAAACCTAGCTAATGCTATGGCACAGAAATTTAGCGTTTCAATAGACAGTAATTTGTGTCAAGACTGCCTTGCTAATTACTTGATTAATTGTGATTTCACCTGACATTTTTATTCAGCGATGGTTTTCATAATTTTCCTATTatcttctgttttcctgtcctaatttaaataaattgtgcttCCCATTAGGGTATTTAAGTGCCCTAATTAAAAACTAATGCCATTTTGGGGGGATTAAAATTGTGTGGTTTCTATTATTGGATGTGACAAATACTTTTAAATGGGCCTCTTTGTAAAGTGTCCAATTCAGGACAATCATGTTTTGTTTATCAAATAAAGGCAAATTTTGAAACGGGTGTGTTACACATTTGCAGGCAATGGTGGATGCCGGACACAGGGGGCGCTAACGTGCCGGCCTTGAATGACCTGATCTCAGTGTGGGGTATGGCCTTCAGTGATGGTCTGTATGAGGGTGACTTCACAATGTCAGATCATGAAAGTAAGACTCTATAACTTTTCGCTATAACATAGCTATATCATAGATTCTTATTaaatacatgataaaaaaaaatagatttcaataatgTACCATATCTTTTGCTTTTAGTGTATTATGCCTCGGGGTGCAGCATCGCTCGTTTTCCTGAGGGTGGGATTGTCATTGCTCAGACCTTAAAGGATCAAGGTACACGGCACCTGCTGTCATCGTACACCTCAGATCACTGCTGTATCCATGGAGACCAGCTAAAGGCTGCGTCTAATCCTCTTGTTATTGTTATCTGACATTCTCAAAATTTCTAGGTCTGGAAGTCTTGAAACAAGAGACAGCAGTGGTGGAAAATGTGCCTGTGCTTGGACTGTACCAAACACCCTCTGAGGGGGGAGGCCGCATAGCACTCTACGGAGACTCCAACTGTATTGATGACAGTCATAGACAGAAAGGTAATGGCCATTTGTGTATGTAAGCTCACAATTTGGGAAAAcaagcctgagagagagagagagagtttaaaaaAACTAGCCCCACTAAATATTAATGTTTcgaaatgttaatttaattaaatgtgtttgagTTCTCTTTTCTCCATTTAGACTGTTTTTGGCTTCTGGATGCTCTGCTGCAGTACACTTCCTATAGCATGTCTCCACCCAGCCTCACCCACTCTAAAAACAGAGTGGCGCCCCCTACAGGCACAGACAGGCCATTGCCACAGAGATTGGAAGGTGatacttatttaataattttttcagtactgtatttattcttaattcattgtaatgcatttaaattttcattttattttaactaattatttttaatgtatatattttatttcattaatttagtcattttatttgtaattcttttaatgcattttcaattcattcattatttttcagtactttcattatttattaattatatttttactaatgcattattttcagtttattgtaattcattatctttaaattattattataactttttaattcattattagaagtcatttatatttaatttaattcattatttttaattcatttaatgagtgaattcatttttatgaattgGATTTTAAtctgatgatgatggtgatgagtatatatattttattattttgataggTAATCACCTCTACCGTTACTCCAAAGTGCTGGAGGCTCATCTGGGTGACCCTAAGCCTCGTCCTCTACCTGCATGTCCTCATCTGTCTTGGGCTAAACCCCAGCCGCTTAATGAGACTGCTCCCAGGTCAGTACACATGAGACCGCTGCCATTCTCAACTACTGCACTGTCAGTGGAAACAAATCTAAATTTGGATGCCTTGTCTTTTAATATCAACATCTGACAAGGATTGTTGACCTTAATTTGTTCTCAGCAATCTGTGGAAGCACCAGAAACTACTGTCAGTGGACATGGACAAGGTTGTTTTGCCTGATGTGAGGCCATATCGGCCTCAGGTTCGACCTCTGTCTCCTGGAGAAAGTGGAGCCTGGGACATCCCTGGAGGTGAGGAAGGAACTTTTGCTGCATGTTTAGGAAATAATCAACCAGATGTCAACCAGAATTCGGCCAGCACATTGCAGTAAtccatgtctgtgtttttctcaggaATAATGCCCGGCCGCTATAATCAAGAGGTGGGCCAGACCATCCCAATGTTTGCTTTTCTTGGTGCCATGGTTGTTCTTTCCTTCTTTGTGGTGCAGCTGACCAAGGCCAAGAGCAAGCCAAAACGCAGGAAACCAAGAGTGAAACGACCGCTTTACcttcaacaacagcaacaacaaaccCCTCAGTCAGGCAAAAACCCCACCGTATGATCCACCACATACCACATCTGGACAAactaatggtgt
This genomic window contains:
- the LOC109068651 gene encoding membrane-bound transcription factor site-1 protease-like, with the protein product MGDDQKQMAGSMIIRLCLLVAFLGGRLPLVGTEEDSGPFSTPFPSPLNADALLSPNCSQLTLKLDFSTKVVKHEYIVAFNGYFTAKARSDFISSALRDVDAVNWRIVRRDNPASDYPSDFEVVEIRQDARSSLLTLQDHPYIKRVTPQRMVLRSLKLTDSGTDGASPCNDTRWMQKWQSWQSSRPLRRTSLSLGSGFWHATGRHSSRRLLRAIPRHVAQILQADVLWQMGYTGSGVKVAVFDTGLSEKHPHFKNVKERTNWTNEKTLDDGLGHGTFVAGVIASMRECQGFAPDSELHIFRVFTNNQVSYTSWFLDAFNYAILKKIDVLNLSIGGPDFMDHPFVDKVWELTANKVIMVSAIGNDGPLYGTLNNPADQMDVIGVGGIDFEDNIARFSSRGMTTWELPGGYGRVKPDIVTYGSGVRGSGLKEGCRSLSGTSVASPVVAGAVTLLASTVLNRELVNPASMKQALIASARRLPGVNMFEQGHGKLDLLRAYQILNSYKPQASLSPSYIDLTECPYMWPYCSQPIYYGGMPTIVNVTILNGMGVTGRIVDKPIWQPYLPQNGDYVDVAVSYSPVLWPWAGYLAVSISVAKKAASWEGIAQGHVMVTVASPAENDSEIGGEMTSTVKLPVKVKIVPTPPRSKRILWDQYHNLRYPPGYFPRDNLRMKNDPLDWNGDHIHTNFRDMYQHLRSMGYFVEVLGAPITCFDASQYGTLLMVDSEEEYFPEEITKLRRDIDNGLSLIIFSDWYNTSVMRKVKFYDENTRQWWMPDTGGANVPALNDLISVWGMAFSDGLYEGDFTMSDHEMYYASGCSIARFPEGGIVIAQTLKDQGLEVLKQETAVVENVPVLGLYQTPSEGGGRIALYGDSNCIDDSHRQKDCFWLLDALLQYTSYSMSPPSLTHSKNRVAPPTGTDRPLPQRLEGNHLYRYSKVLEAHLGDPKPRPLPACPHLSWAKPQPLNETAPSNLWKHQKLLSVDMDKVVLPDVRPYRPQVRPLSPGESGAWDIPGGIMPGRYNQEVGQTIPMFAFLGAMVVLSFFVVQLTKAKSKPKRRKPRVKRPLYLQQQQQQTPQSGKNPTV